The DNA segment AAAGCGCGTGTATAAACAGGAGAAGCGATGAGTGCAGAATTTGATGCAGTAATTCTTGATATTGACGGAACAATCTGGAATACCACAGGTATAGTTGCCGTTGCATGGAATAAGGCTGTAGAAAAAACAGGTTACGGGGTCCGCAAGGTAAATGCACAGATTCTCCAGAAAGAATTTGGAAAAACCATGGATGTTATTGCGGCAGATTTATGGCCGGAGCTTGAAAAAGAAAAAAGGGATATCCTGCTTGCTGAATGCTGTACTGAAGAACAGATTGCAATCCGTAACAACGATGTGGACATTACTTATCCTGGAGTCGTAGATACGATTATTGAATTAAGTTCTCAGGAAAACTTTTATATAGTAAGTAACTGTCAGAACGGCTATATTGAACTCATGCTGGAAAAAACAGGGCTTGCTCCATACATTAAAGACTTTGAATGTTTTGGAAGGACAGGAAAAGGAAAGGCAGAGAATCTTATTATCTTAAAAGACAGAAATCAGTTAAGCTTTCCTCTGTATGTGGGAGATACTCAGGGAGACTGTAATGAGTGCATAAAGGCCGGAATCAGTTTTGCCTGGGCTTCATATGGTTTTGGTACGGCAAGTTCTTACTATAAAGAGATAAAGAAATTTAGTGACCTGAAGAATATTTTATAATAGTTTTGGGGAGTTTTGAATGCTTTTTATTTTTGATATGGGCGGTGTTGTAACTACAACTGCAAAAATTGAATCAAGAATCGAATCAATTCTTAAAATATCACATCAGCAGTTTCTTGAGTATTGCGGCTGCTTGACGGATGCAGATGCTTCAGATCCTTCAAAAACAAATCTGTTTACTTTATGTTCCGACGGAATAATTGACTGCCGGGAATTCTGGAGGATATTTTCAGAACGCAGCGGAATTAAAGTTACCACTGACTGGTGGCACTGGCTTTTTCATCCTGTTTTAAATGAAAAAACCGTGGAACTGATAAAGGAATTAAAAGCTTCAGGTCATCGGGTAATCTGCGGAACAAATACGATTTCCAGTCATTATGCAAATCATATCGAAAGGGGAGACTATGCCTTTTTTGATCAGACATATTCTTCCTGTTTTATGGGAGTTTCCAAACCGGATGTAAATTTCTGGAAGCTTATTCTTACAGCAGAAAATGCGGAACCTGAAAACTGTGTTTTTATTGATGACCGTAAAGATAATGCAGATGCGGCTGCTTCCCTTGGTATAAAGTCCTATGTGTTTACCGGCGCTGATGAGTTGAAGGAACAGCTGAAAAAAGACGGTATTATTTAAGCTTAGATTTTAATGGATTTATTATTTTGTTTATTTATGTAAAAAAGATATTGCATAACATATAAATATATGCTTATATGTTTATATAAATATATAAGCAGGAGGTTATGCGTAATGAAAAAAGAATCTAAAGCAGCAGAAGTTGATGAATCTATGCTTTTTAATCTTGCTGAACTTTTTAAGATTTTTGGTGATTCGACCAGAATAAAGATACTTCATTCACTTTTAAATGCTGAACTCAGCGTTACAGAAATTTCTCAGAAGCTGGAAATGACTCAGCCTGCCATAAGTCAGCAGCTCAGGGTTTTAAAATCCAGCGGTCTTGTTAAATTCCGCCGTGACGGAAAACTTGTAATATATTCACTTGCTGATGAGCATGTAAGCCTCATACTTAACGTGGGTATAGAACATCTTTCGGAATAGTTTGGAGGTTATTTATGAAGAAAATAGAATGCTGTAAGATAGACGAGATTGAGCGTGAACATTCCGGTCATGAGCATCATCATGAACATAATCATGAGCATCATCACTGCTGCTGTCATGACGACTGCTGTGCGGATGATGAAGGAGCAGAAGAGGATGAGGAAGAAGAAGGATCATTAAAAAAAATAATTATTGCTGCTGTATTTTTTCTTGCTGCCGTACTTCTTGAAAAACTTCCTTTCTTTTCTGGTCAGGGCATGTATGTACGCGGTGCGTTTCTTGCATGTTATTTTGCAGCCTATATGCTGACAGGATTTTCTGTATTGAAGGAAGCTGTCTTAAGTATTATTCACGGTGAATGGTTTGGAGAAGAATTCCTTATGTCTGTTGCAGCAATCGGTGCTGTATTCATGGGGGAATATTCAGAAGGTGTTGCCGTAATGATTCTGTTTCAGTTCGGCGAATATCTTGAGGATAAGGCGGTTGATCATTCAAAGCATTCTATTTCTGAACTTGTAAAGATAAGGTCTGACAGTGCAAACATAAAAAAAGATGGGCAGATTGTTAATGTCCCTGCAGAGGAAGTTGCAGCCGGTGACATTATTGTAGTTAAGCCTGGAGAAAGAATTCCTCTTGACGGAAAAGTTGTTTCAGGAAAAACAATGGTTGATACTTCAGCCCTTACTGGAGAAAGCGTTCCCCGTGAAGTTATGGAAGGCGAAACTGTACTTGCAGGTTTTATGAATGTAAACGGAGTTATTGAAGTTTCTGTAGAAAAAGAGTTTTCTGAAAGTTCTGTCAGCAGAATCTTAAAGATGGTCAGAAATGCTCAGTCAAAGAAAGCCCGTACTGAAAAATTTATCCGCAAGTTTGCAAAGATTTATACTCCCCTGGTATGTATTACGGCAGTTGCAATTGCAGTAATACCGCCGCTTGTTTCAGGTGGAAGCACGCTTGTATGGCATACCTGGATTTATCGTGCACTGGAACTTCTTGTAGTTTCTTGTCCGTGTGCCCTTGTGATTTCAATTCCTTTAAGTTTCTTCAGCGGAATTGGTCTTGCTTCCAGAAACGGTATTCTTATCAAGGGTTCAAATTATATAGAAATGCTCAGCCGTGCCGGTACTGTAGTATTTGATAAAACCGGAACCCTTACCAAAGGTGTTTTTGAAGTAACTAAAATTAATGTAGCTTCCGGAGCAGATATTACGGAAGAGGAGCTTGTAAAAATTGCGGCTCATGCAGAGTATTATTCAGAACATCCGATTTCCCGTTCATTAAAAAAAATACACAGCTGTCCTGACTGTCTTAAACTGAATGTGAAGGATGCGGAAGAAATCAGCGGTCACGGAATAAAATGTAAGCTTGACGGAAAGCAGATTCTTGCAGGCAACAGGCGCCTTATGGAAATTGAAGGCGTTCAGGGAATTGAAAATGCAGCTTCTGATGGAGGAACTGTAATTTATGTTGCACAAGATAAAAAATTTCTTGGCAGTATAATCATCAGTGATGTGTTAAAGGAAGATGCGGCTTCTGCCATAGCAGAACTTTATGGAAATAAAGTTTCTAAGACGGTTATGCTTACGGGAGATACAAAAGAAGCTGCGGAACTGTGTGCGGAAAAGACAGGGATCACTCAGGTGTTCAGCCAGCTCTTGCCGGACGGAAAACTTGAAGTAATGGAGAAACTTATTTCTGAAAAGAAAAAGAATGAAAGCGTAATTTTTGTTGGAGACGGAATAAATGATGCACCTGTTTTAAGCCGCAGTGACGCGGGTATTGCAATGGGTGCAATGGGAAGTGATTCTGCAATAGAAGCTGCAGATGTAGTTATAATGAATGACAGTGTTTCTGCCGTAAGTAAGGCCATAAAAATTTCACGCGTTACGATGAAGAATGTGCGGCAGAATACTTTCTTTTCTT comes from the Treponema rectale genome and includes:
- a CDS encoding HAD family hydrolase, producing MSAEFDAVILDIDGTIWNTTGIVAVAWNKAVEKTGYGVRKVNAQILQKEFGKTMDVIAADLWPELEKEKRDILLAECCTEEQIAIRNNDVDITYPGVVDTIIELSSQENFYIVSNCQNGYIELMLEKTGLAPYIKDFECFGRTGKGKAENLIILKDRNQLSFPLYVGDTQGDCNECIKAGISFAWASYGFGTASSYYKEIKKFSDLKNIL
- a CDS encoding HAD-IA family hydrolase, yielding MLFIFDMGGVVTTTAKIESRIESILKISHQQFLEYCGCLTDADASDPSKTNLFTLCSDGIIDCREFWRIFSERSGIKVTTDWWHWLFHPVLNEKTVELIKELKASGHRVICGTNTISSHYANHIERGDYAFFDQTYSSCFMGVSKPDVNFWKLILTAENAEPENCVFIDDRKDNADAAASLGIKSYVFTGADELKEQLKKDGII
- a CDS encoding ArsR/SmtB family transcription factor; protein product: MKKESKAAEVDESMLFNLAELFKIFGDSTRIKILHSLLNAELSVTEISQKLEMTQPAISQQLRVLKSSGLVKFRRDGKLVIYSLADEHVSLILNVGIEHLSE
- a CDS encoding heavy metal translocating P-type ATPase, with protein sequence MKKIECCKIDEIEREHSGHEHHHEHNHEHHHCCCHDDCCADDEGAEEDEEEEGSLKKIIIAAVFFLAAVLLEKLPFFSGQGMYVRGAFLACYFAAYMLTGFSVLKEAVLSIIHGEWFGEEFLMSVAAIGAVFMGEYSEGVAVMILFQFGEYLEDKAVDHSKHSISELVKIRSDSANIKKDGQIVNVPAEEVAAGDIIVVKPGERIPLDGKVVSGKTMVDTSALTGESVPREVMEGETVLAGFMNVNGVIEVSVEKEFSESSVSRILKMVRNAQSKKARTEKFIRKFAKIYTPLVCITAVAIAVIPPLVSGGSTLVWHTWIYRALELLVVSCPCALVISIPLSFFSGIGLASRNGILIKGSNYIEMLSRAGTVVFDKTGTLTKGVFEVTKINVASGADITEEELVKIAAHAEYYSEHPISRSLKKIHSCPDCLKLNVKDAEEISGHGIKCKLDGKQILAGNRRLMEIEGVQGIENAASDGGTVIYVAQDKKFLGSIIISDVLKEDAASAIAELYGNKVSKTVMLTGDTKEAAELCAEKTGITQVFSQLLPDGKLEVMEKLISEKKKNESVIFVGDGINDAPVLSRSDAGIAMGAMGSDSAIEAADVVIMNDSVSAVSKAIKISRVTMKNVRQNTFFSLAAKTAIIVLCAVGLGNMWLAVFGDVGVTMLAVLNSIRVLRKSV